A single region of the Lotus japonicus ecotype B-129 chromosome 4, LjGifu_v1.2 genome encodes:
- the LOC130714482 gene encoding DNA repair protein recA homolog 3, mitochondrial-like isoform X1, with amino-acid sequence MARLFRNTILLSRSLFVPQGFKLGICGTSQALSFSSKGRRRSKSDGSDSGEENMSKKDLALQQALDQITSAFGKGSIMWLGRSVSPKNVPVVPTGSFALDLALGIGGLPKGRVVEIYGPEASGKTTLALHVIAEAQKQGGYCAFVDAEHALDRTLAESIGVNTNNLLLSQPDCGEQALSLVDTLIRSGSVDVIVVDSVRVAALVPKGELDGEMGDAHMAMQARLMSQALRKLSHSLSLSQSILIFINQVRSKISTFGGFGGPTEVTCGGNALKFYASVRLNIKRIGFVKKGEEIIGSQVVVKVVKNKLAPPFKTAEFELQFGKGISRKAEIIKLSLKYKLITKAGSMYYYNEQSFRGGDALKDFLAENPTALEELEMKLREKLLNPETEKVPESDSGEVLEEIATLDSTDEETAVVVEA; translated from the exons ATGGCGAGGCTGTTTCGGAACACTATCCTTCTCAGTCGCTCCCTGTTCGTCCCTCAG GGCTTTAAACTAGGAATATGTGGCACTTCACAGGCTTTGAGCTTTTCATCTAAAG GTAGAAGGCGCTCTAAATCTGATGGAAGTGACTCAGGTGAAGAGAACATGTCTAAGAAAGACTTGGCCCTTCAACAAGCTCTTGATCAGATTACTTCCGCATTTGGAAAAGGATCTATTATGTGGCTTGGTCGCTCTGTCTCACCAAAAAATGTACCTGTTGTGCCTACTGGTTCTTTTGCTCTAGATTTAGCACTAGGAATTGGTGGCCTTCCAAAG GGACGTGTTGTGGAAATATATGGTCCAGAGGCTTCTGGAAAAACTACTCTTGCTTTGCATGTGATTGCGGAGGCACAGAAGCAAGGAG GCTATTGTGCCTTTGTTGATGCTGAGCATGCCCTAGATAGGACACTTGCAGAGTCTATTGGTGTGAATACCAACAACTTGCTTCTCTCACAACCAGATTGTGGTGAACAAGCTCTTAGTCTTGTGGATACCTTAATCCGTAGTGGTTCAGTTGATGTAATTGTTGTTGACAGTGTAAGA GTGGCTGCTCTTGTTCCTAAAGGTGAGCTTGATGGTGAGATGGGTGATGCTCACATGGCAATGCAGGCTAGGTTGATGAGTCAGGCACTTCGAAAATTGAGCCACTCTTTGTCGCTTTCTCAAAGTATATTGATTTTCATAAACCAG GTGAGGTCTAAGATTTCTACTTTTGGGGGATTTGGTGGGCCTACTGAAGTTACTTGTGGTGGTAATGCCTTGAAATTCTATGCTTCTGTGCGACTTAATATCAAGAGAATAGGATTTGTCAAGAAAGGCGAAGAG ATTATAGGAAGCCAGGTTGTTGTCAAGGTTGTGAAGAACAAGCTTGCACCTCCATTTAAAACTGCTGAGTTTGAGCTTCAATTTGGCAAGGGTATATCTAGGAAAGCCGAGATTATAAAGTTGAGCTTAAAATACAAACTCATCACCAAAGCTGGTTCAATGTATTACTACAACGAGCAGAGTTTCCGCGGCGGGGATGCTCTCAAGGATTTTCTGGCTGAGAATCCTACTGCATTGGAAGAACTTGAAATGAAGCTCAGGGAGAAGCTTCTCAATCCTGAAACAGAAAAGGTGCCAGAGTCAGATAGCGGAGAAGTCCTGGAAGAAATTGCAACCCTTGATTCTACTGACGAAGAAACCGCAGTTGTTGTAGAAGCATGA
- the LOC130713235 gene encoding putative transcription factor bHLH041 → MDGVFSLPEPARIDFLRSLVRSFHCTYICLWRYQHSNLSNRLFFLDGFYNVTSDQPSSSLGSCSVAERGFNQYQRLTFDVNNDCVPGLAFKYRLPYLELQQLDLLRLTSTDMQTQFYQKKKMCGCCYHLQTTIFMGCNKGEIELGFSSTCQADIRTALGNLFPEVLCLQSQSIDQNPLSSSSSSLIPLSTSGSHEYPSMLFRNETLSMVSKVPLTQTSPYQQTIQASTQTVPSQTISTPEGEHDAIVRAFLHVMSPPSSSSTSHNQQNSPCTSLVHPEATAAFKRYNRPDTIVPNRTSQTGSNFRGQSLLNRSFAFCRSLNLMRMRERVQAARSTRTHLDHVISERRRRENLNKNFQALRALLPPGTKRDKASIITAAKETMRALLADIVKLNLRNQKLMKLLSAKERLHVQVSDVTEASSSQEGRMIDLQVTLRGDSSQVDLLIRLLEFLKLVQNVTLISMDTNTYIIQGTTINRLTFRLRSIQGSEWDESAFMDAVRRVVADFIAMV, encoded by the exons ATGGATGGTGTCTTTTCCCTTCCTGAACCAGCAAGAATTGATTTCCTTCGCTCTCTGGTCCGGTCTTTTCACTGCACTTACATTTGTTTGTGGCGATATCAACATTCCAATTTATCCAA TCGTTTGttctttttggatggtttttACAATGTAACAAGTGACCAACCAAGCTCTTCTTTGGGTAGTTGTAGTGTAGCTGAAAGGGGTTTTAACCAATATCAGCGTTTAACTTTTGATGTCAATAATGA CTGTGTTCCTGGACTAGCTTTTAAGTACCGACTTCCCTACCTTGAGCTGCAACAATTGGACCTTCTAAGACTCACATCCACAGATATGCAGACACAATTCTATCAA aaaaaaaaaatgtgcggTTGTTGCTATCATTTGCAGACTACAATCTTCATGGGGTGCAACAAAGGAGAAATTGAGCTTGGGTTCTCCAGTACATGTCAA GCTGACATTCGGACAGCACTTGGGAATTTATTTCCAGAAGTTCTCTGTCTACAATCCCAATCAATTGATCAGAATCcactttcatcatcttcatcttctttaataCCTTTATCTACGTCAGGTAGCCATGAATATCCATCCATGTTGTTCAGAAATGAAACCCTTTCTATGGTTTCCAAAGTGCCACTCACACAAACTAGCCCATACCAACAAACCATTCAAGCATCAACTCAAACAGTTCCTAGTCAAACAATCTCAACACCAGAGGGTGAACATGATGCAATAGTAAGAGCATTCCTCCATGTTATGTCCccaccttcctcttcttcaactTCTCATAATCAGCAAAATTCTCCTTGTACTTCATTGGTACATCCAGAAGCTACTGCGGCTTTCAAGAGATATAATAGACCAGATACAATAGTTCCAAATAGAACATCCCAAACAGGTTCCAACTTTCGGGGGCAGAGCCTGCTGAATAGATCATTTGCATTCTGTAGAAGCTTAAAtttaatgagaatgagagaaCGCGTGCAAGCAGCACGTTCCACTAGAACCCATTTGGATCATGTGATATCAGAGCGAAGAAGGCGTGAAAATCTCAATAAGAATTTCCAGGCACTTAGAGCACTCCTTCCTCCAGGAACTAAG AGAGACAAAGCATCGATCATTACAGCAGCAAAGGAGACAATGAGGGCCTTGTTAGCTGATATTGTGAAGCTTAACTTAAGAAATCAGAAGTTGATGAAACTTTTATCCGCAAAGGAAAGATTGCATGTTCAGGTTTCAGATGTGACAGAAGCGAGCTCATCACAAGAGGGACGAATGATAGACTTGCAAGTGACTTTGAGAGGAGATAGTTCTCAAGTTGATTTATTAATTCGATTATTGGAATTCTTAAAGCTAGTTCAGAATGTGACCTTAATTTCCATGGATACAAATACATATATTATACAAGGGACAACCATAAATCGATTAACCTTCAGGCTAAGGAGTATTCAG GGAAGTGAATGGGATGAATCTGCCTTCATGGATGCAGTCAGAAGAGTGGTAGCTGACTTCATAGCGATGGTATAG
- the LOC130714482 gene encoding DNA repair protein recA homolog 3, mitochondrial-like isoform X2 has translation MARLFRNTILLSRSLFVPQGFKLGICGTSQALSFSSKGRRRSKSDGSDSGEENMSKKDLALQQALDQITSAFGKGSIMWLGRSVSPKNVPVVPTGSFALDLALGIGGLPKGRVVEIYGPEASGKTTLALHVIAEAQKQGGYCAFVDAEHALDRTLAESIGVNTNNLLLSQPDCGEQALSLVDTLIRSGSVDVIVVDSVAALVPKGELDGEMGDAHMAMQARLMSQALRKLSHSLSLSQSILIFINQVRSKISTFGGFGGPTEVTCGGNALKFYASVRLNIKRIGFVKKGEEIIGSQVVVKVVKNKLAPPFKTAEFELQFGKGISRKAEIIKLSLKYKLITKAGSMYYYNEQSFRGGDALKDFLAENPTALEELEMKLREKLLNPETEKVPESDSGEVLEEIATLDSTDEETAVVVEA, from the exons ATGGCGAGGCTGTTTCGGAACACTATCCTTCTCAGTCGCTCCCTGTTCGTCCCTCAG GGCTTTAAACTAGGAATATGTGGCACTTCACAGGCTTTGAGCTTTTCATCTAAAG GTAGAAGGCGCTCTAAATCTGATGGAAGTGACTCAGGTGAAGAGAACATGTCTAAGAAAGACTTGGCCCTTCAACAAGCTCTTGATCAGATTACTTCCGCATTTGGAAAAGGATCTATTATGTGGCTTGGTCGCTCTGTCTCACCAAAAAATGTACCTGTTGTGCCTACTGGTTCTTTTGCTCTAGATTTAGCACTAGGAATTGGTGGCCTTCCAAAG GGACGTGTTGTGGAAATATATGGTCCAGAGGCTTCTGGAAAAACTACTCTTGCTTTGCATGTGATTGCGGAGGCACAGAAGCAAGGAG GCTATTGTGCCTTTGTTGATGCTGAGCATGCCCTAGATAGGACACTTGCAGAGTCTATTGGTGTGAATACCAACAACTTGCTTCTCTCACAACCAGATTGTGGTGAACAAGCTCTTAGTCTTGTGGATACCTTAATCCGTAGTGGTTCAGTTGATGTAATTGTTGTTGACAGT GTGGCTGCTCTTGTTCCTAAAGGTGAGCTTGATGGTGAGATGGGTGATGCTCACATGGCAATGCAGGCTAGGTTGATGAGTCAGGCACTTCGAAAATTGAGCCACTCTTTGTCGCTTTCTCAAAGTATATTGATTTTCATAAACCAG GTGAGGTCTAAGATTTCTACTTTTGGGGGATTTGGTGGGCCTACTGAAGTTACTTGTGGTGGTAATGCCTTGAAATTCTATGCTTCTGTGCGACTTAATATCAAGAGAATAGGATTTGTCAAGAAAGGCGAAGAG ATTATAGGAAGCCAGGTTGTTGTCAAGGTTGTGAAGAACAAGCTTGCACCTCCATTTAAAACTGCTGAGTTTGAGCTTCAATTTGGCAAGGGTATATCTAGGAAAGCCGAGATTATAAAGTTGAGCTTAAAATACAAACTCATCACCAAAGCTGGTTCAATGTATTACTACAACGAGCAGAGTTTCCGCGGCGGGGATGCTCTCAAGGATTTTCTGGCTGAGAATCCTACTGCATTGGAAGAACTTGAAATGAAGCTCAGGGAGAAGCTTCTCAATCCTGAAACAGAAAAGGTGCCAGAGTCAGATAGCGGAGAAGTCCTGGAAGAAATTGCAACCCTTGATTCTACTGACGAAGAAACCGCAGTTGTTGTAGAAGCATGA
- the LOC130714230 gene encoding nucleosome assembly protein 1;2 yields the protein MSNDRDTFNISDLTSALNEENKADLVNALKSKIQSLAGQHSDILESLSPVVRKRVDILREIQGQHDELEASFFEERAALEAKYQKLYQPLYSKRYDIVTGVAEVEGVEKETSPDTEESKEKGVPDFWLTAMKNNEVLAEEISERDEAALKYLKDIKWFRVEDPKGFKLEFYFDTNPYFTNTVLTKTYHMIDEDEPILEKAIGTDIQWHPGKCLTQKILKKKPKKGSKNAKPITKTEDCESFFNFFSPPQVPEEDEDIDEDMAEELQNQMEQDYDIGSTIKDKIIPHAVSWFTGEANQGEEFGELDEDEDDDDDDEEEDDEEDEDDDEEDEEDEEESKPKTESSAHKKGGRAQLGDGPQGERPPECKQQ from the exons ATGAGCAACGACAGAGACACCTTCAACATTTCTGATCTCACCTCTG CTCTCAATGAGGAGAACAAAGCAGACCTTGTCAATGCTCTCAAG AGCAAGATTCAAAGTCTTGCTGGGCAGCACTCTGATATTCTAGAGTCCCTTTCACCAGTTGTCAGAAAGAGAGTTGACATTCTCAGAGAGATCCAG GGTCAACATGATGAATTAGAGGCAAGTTTTTTTGAGGAGAGAGCAGCACTTGAGGCAAAATACCAAAAGCTGTATCAACCTCTTTACAGCAAG CGCTATGACATTGTCACTGGTGTTGCGGAAGTTGAAGGAGTGGAAAAGGAAACCTCCCCTGATACAGAAGAGAGTAAAG AGAAAGGAGTGCCTGACTTTTGGCTCACTGCAATGAAGAATAATGAAGTGTTAGCTGAGGAG ATTTCGGAGCGTGATGAAGCTGCTCTCAAGTATCTCAAAGATATCAAGTGGTTCAGGGTAGAAGACCCGAAAGGATTCAAGCTTGAGTTTTACTTTGATACCAATCCTTATTTCACAAATACTGTCTTGACTAAAACATACCACATGATTGATGAGGATGAACCTATATTGGAGAAGGCAATTGG GACCGACATTCAATGGCACCCAGGCAAATGTTTGACACAGAAGATTCTTAAGAAAAAACCtaagaaaggttcaaagaatgCTAAGCCAATTACCAAAACTGAAGACTGTGAAAGTTTCTTCAATTTTTTCAGTCCACCACAAGTtcctgaagaagatgaagacatCGATGAAGATATG gcTGAGGAACTTCAGAATCAGATGGAGCAAGACTATGATATTGG GTCGACAATAAAAGACAAGATAATTCCCCATGCTGTATCATGGTTTACTGGGGAGGCCAATCAGGGAGAGGAGTTTGGAGAATtggatgaggatgaagatgacgatgatgatgatgaagaggaggacgatgaagaagatgaggatgatgatgaggaggatgaggaagatgaggaagaaAGCAAGCCTAAAACGGAG TCATCTGCACATAAG AAGGGTGGAAGAGCTCAGCTTGGTGATGGTCCTCAGGGTGAGCGACCTCCAGAGTGCAAGCAGCAGTAG
- the LOC130716270 gene encoding heat stress transcription factor A-7a-like: MEAEGAARVKAELLDDTSSGLSDDGFSEIKELDAVHIKQELPDAAAALPKPMEGLHEVGPPPFLKKTYEMVDDPDSDPIVSWSPARDSFIVWDSHEFSKIILPKYFKHSNFSSFIRQLNTYGFRKVDSDRWEFANEGFQGGKKHLLKNIRRRSKYNKLHQQGTGFNLMKPGLEDEVEKLRKDQNILKVEILKLRQQQENSHVQLTNVQERIRRTELKQCQMIFFLTRLARRPMFVEQLIQRVKRKRDIEGTDMGKRPRLLGTQCPVTIPNVDYRHQGCDQFATLQSELNGLLSENVDASRMQPPGPSSLDDELCSSVQGLRACGSRAQDVSSAYHVMSEKLLGENSIVEEELDVNDSNIYLELEDLISKPADWVGSASGLMGQTS, encoded by the exons ATGGAAGCAGAAGGAGCAGCGAGAGTCAAAGCAGAGTTACTGGACGACACCAGTTCCGGCCTCTCCGACGACGGTTTCAGCGAAATCAAAGAGCTAGACGCCGTTCACATCAAACAAGAGCTTCCTGACGCCGCCGCCGCCTTGCCGAAACCAATGGAAGGGTTGCACGAGGTGGGCCCACCGCCCTTCCTCAAGAAAACATACGAAATGGTGGATGACCCGGACTCCGACCCGATTGTGTCATGGAGCCCCGCCCGTGACAGCTTCATCGTCTGGGACTCTCACGAATTCTCCAAAATCATTCTCCCTAAATACTTCAAACACAGCAATTTCTCCAGCTTCATTCGCCAGCTCAACACCTAT GGGTTTAGGAAGGTTGATTCAGACCGTTGGGAGTTTGCAAATGAAGGGTTCCAGGGAGGGAAGAAGCATTTGCTGAAGAACATAAGGAGGAGAAGCAAGTACAACAAGCTGCACCAGCAGGGGACAGGGTTCAATTTGATGAAGCCTGGGTTGGAGGATGAGGTGGAGAAGCTGAGGAAGGACCAGAATATATTGAAAGTGGAGATTCTGAAGCTCAGGCAGCAGCAGGAGAATTCACACGTTCAGCTCACCAATGTTCAGGAGCGGATTCGGCGCACGGAGTTGAAGCAGTGCCAGATGATTTTCTTCCTCACAAGATTGGCAAGAAGGCCAATGTTTGTTGAGCAGTTGATCCAAAGGGTCAAGCGGAAAAGAGACATTGAAGGCACTGACATGGGTAAGAGACCAAGATTGCTTGGAACTCAGTGCCCTGTTACAATTCCTAATGTTGATTATAGACACCAAGGTTGTGATCAATTTGCTACACTACAATCTGAGCTGAATGGGCTCTTGTCTGAAAATGTTGATGCTAGCAGGATGCAGCCACCAGGTCCCTCTTCCCTTGATGATGAATTGTGCAGCTCAGTGCAGGGTTTAAGGGCATGTGGTTCTAGAGCACAGGATGTGTCTTCTGCTTATCATGTGATGTCAGAAAAACTGTTGGGGGAGAATTCTATTGTTGAAGAGGAACTTGATGTGAATGACTCCAATATTTATCTTGAGTTGGAGGATTTGATAAGCAAGCCAGCAGATTGGGTTGGATCAGCAAGTGGGTTGATGGGGCAAACTAGTTGA